Genomic DNA from Salvia miltiorrhiza cultivar Shanhuang (shh) chromosome 1, IMPLAD_Smil_shh, whole genome shotgun sequence:
tatctACACACGTGAAGATATATGTTACTTGTAATCTTTTCATGGGACAATATCCTAATTCCAAAGCATGGTATTACCATCAATGTTGGATACTTCCTCtagaaaaaatttaatttaacagAAATATGTACACCTATAAGAAAAGTGGGAGGAACCTAAAAAGGAATGTATACAGTGGGTCTCCACATGTATATTCAAACATAATTATtgctatttaattaaaatacatatCAGATTGAAGTTTGTACTACATTGAAGAATCTTATTTAAGAAAATTGTAATAATTGTACTTTTTTCGTATCATTTATAACGGCCCAAATGGATGGCACATGCAAATTAAGGAATGTCAATTTCAACAATAAAGTAGTATTTTTAAActcaattaaaaaaagaaaatgagtatAAAGTGAAAATGAGGCACGCAAATTGAAGGAATGatcttaataatttaatatatttccTTTTCTAGGTTGAATAATTGTACATgagataattcaaaaataaatttgagaTGTTGTTAGTGAGAAGTGGAGAATATTAAATTCTAAATACGGGATAAGATGAGAGGTAACAAAATTCGCCTAGTTGTAACATTTAAGGTACAATTATTGCTGATTGAAAATAATTATCAtcaagtaatttttttaaaattattttcttatcaattttaacataaattaaaaatcatcTATACATCATCCATGTTTCAAACTCGAAtttaatagtaaaaataaattgaaagtcactaaataatttttaattattttcttattaatgTGATAAATTTTACATTCAACCACTAAATAATTAGTTAATACATTACAAagctttgaaaaagaaaatatgaaatgaaAATTACTAAGCAAATAACTCTtttagtaaataaattaaaataaaaaatgtactaTATAATAAGAGcttaagataaataaaaatggagAATACAAATAATGTCATGTAAGCACATTAACTAATTAAGGTGATATATTGAATGCactattgaaaatatatatatatatatatatatatatatatatataatttaatttttttttataataagaaTGATCGCAAATGAAGTAGAGTTGAGAGGTTTTGaaatattgaaatttgaaaatgcaCGTAAGATTCTATGATTACTCCATTTCTCTTcaaaaatagttttatttttgtcattttgggacgcccaatttatttttttatctctttttctattttggataATATCTCATAACTTATTTACACTTAATATATCtacttttttccattttttttagaattacaagaggtatattatataatcaaataatcgACCCGCACGCAGGCAGGACATCTACATCAAATAAAATTCACATAAATTGTAATATATCTACTTATTAACTCTTTTTTATCACACGATGAATTCTTTTCTCCACTCATTAtaaattttttcaaagttcTCCGTTTATAATATACACCTTAGCTCAGATTTCCCACATACGACGTCAGTTGGTGAAGTAAGAATTAATAACACCCTAAATAAAACGGTAAAGAACGCAAGGATTTTATGTGGTTCGTCACGAGATCTACATCAACGGGGGGTTTGCCGGAGAATTTCACTATATTTGAGAGAGTTTACATTTTCAAGTTATGAGCTACTAAAGAAAGAGAGTCCCCTGATTTACAAGTAGAAATGTTatttatagtttacaaataaaacataatttaaaaggaTCATTCATTTAATCAGTTGGGCCCAAGCCTCATTACAATAGTCTTATTTCTGAGTTGAATTGTCATATGTCATCGGCGCTGGTTTTGGCAAGGTTGACCAATCAATGCTGATATTGGGAGAGTTGACTAGTCAATGCTGACTTTGAGAGAGTTGACCAGACAATGCTGAATTTGACCAGACTAACTTTGACCAAAGCTGATCGGCGCTGACTTTGTCAATGCTGACGACGGCGAGGCCATCAAGATTGACACAAGTGTATTACCTTTCTTCTTTGATAGTTTCCCTTCACCAAGTTTAACTCTTTGTTTCATTAAATTTGGCCTCAAAGAGATGTGCATAATATTGTCATCatcataacttttttttttttaaagaggaaTCCCATTGAAATAAATTAGGAGCAATCATCCAAAACAATATCTCTAAACCATCTAGGGAAGTTCGAAGTCCAGGTAGCACAGTCCTAACATGAACGAGCAAATTGGGCGAGGCCGTGAGCCGCCCTATTTGCTTCCTGATACACATGACAAACACAAATGAGACAATTCTTCCTAGAAAAATTAAGAATTTCACATATATCAGCAGGCAAAAAAAGATGCTCATCTTCCTCATTCGCCATGACTCGGGCAGCCAACATCGAGTCGGTAAAAAGCACGATTGGAGTGATGTTATGATCCAAACTCAAAACTAAACCTTGAACAACTGCCATAATCTCTCCAAGCAGCGGGCTGGACATCGAGTTCATTCTTTTCGCAGCAGCAACTTTTATTCTCCCGTGCTCATCTCGTATAATGACTCCAGCTCCGAAAACGTTTTGCTCTTTATCAAAAAGTGTGTCCACATCGACCCGGAAGCAGCCTTTCCTTGGTTTTTCCCACGTCTTCTTGCTAAGCTTTAACCCCATGCAATTCTCAAAAGTGTATGTCGGTTTTGCAGCAATATATTGATCGAGAATCACACGACATAGTTCTTCTTTCGACCTGTCATCCTCATGTAAAACTTTGCAAACATAGCCCCATGTCTGCCAAAGGAGAAGACACCACAGCTCATAATCTTCTTTACCCACCCTCCTGCCAAATAGTCGCTGATATCTCCATAAGTGAAAGTCCCTCTGCCTGCCAAAAATAAGATGGCTTCCAAATATCACGAACCTTTGGACAGTACAAGATTACATGTTCAGTTGTTCCCCACCTGTCCCAGCATGACTTGCATCCTCCAGCCACGGGCACATGATGGCTCTTAAGGTTACCCTCAGTcgggataatattattaaaagcTCACCACAAGAAAACTTTAACCTTCGGGTTCGGGGGCAACATATTGTTCCAAATAAGCCTGCTCCAGTTCTTCTTGTCTCCAGAGCTATTGTGGGGGTGAGTGTTGTAGAACCCTATCGCAAGAAGAAATGCCGACTTCACGGAGAAGTTCCCTTTCGGCTCGTAGCGCCAACAAATTCTATCTTCCCCTCCATGTTCACAAATAGGTGTGCGTCGCACAACCTCAATCTCATGGTGGAGTAAATTTTCTGCTATAAGCTCTTCATTCCAGCCCCCATTTTCATCCATAAGATCTGCCACCCTCTTGCCCCTTAGCCATTCATTAGTGTTTCTCTGTGCAATCAAAGTGCACTAATATTGCCTCCATTTCCCACTTTCCAGATAATTCCTTTCTCAATCAAAGGCCGGCTCCATGCAATGGATCGCCACACATACGAGGCGTTCGAAGTCATCATCATAACTTATTTACACTTAATGTATCGCATGATGAATTCTTTTCTCCacttataatataatttatttattattattattaacactataattttaataattttttatttatacactcaattatttttactaaaattcACATACTCTCTgctaagattatttttttagaacGGAGAAATTATAAGCGGGAGGGAGggagtttatggtttccaaattACAGTACATAAATGTGAAACATccttgaaaaaagaaaaaagaaaaaaagttaaaaatatactccacccaaaaaagaaaagataaaagaaacaaaaagatttgtggtaatatataaaactaCCCACCTTTCTCAATCTTAATTTACACTATACCCACTTTTCTTAATGCATTCACTTCATACCCAttgcaataaaaaaataattgaaggtACATAGCTGGGCAGAACTATTTACTTTTTGTAGTTCCAAAGTTGTGTCAGTTGACCCATTTATGATTGGTAGTTGTGTGTAGGTGATTTTGACCCAACTATGCGCAAGAATTAAAACAACTACTCTGCGCAAAAAATATGCGCATACAAACTCTGCGCATTATTATTATCACCGAATTAAACCAACTATGCGCAAAAAATAACAACTCTGCGCAAACAAACCAACTATGCGGAAGAATTAAAATATGCGCATACTTACTTATAGTTTAATTCAAAGACCAACTATGCGCAagaattaattattgaaatattGATTTGCAATAATGCGCAAGACCAGATTGATGCGCAAACTGAATAATGCGCAAATTGGTCATAGTTTAATTCAACTATGTGCACCAATATTAACTCTGCGCATATTAATTGCGCAGAGTTTTGACTATGCGCAAACAATAACTAACAGAATTACTCAGTACACGGAAATCCACACTGCAAATCACACGCCCAATCATTATGCACAGCTTTTTTCAGGGtaagaaatattaaaataatacaatGGGTATGGGGTAAATCATTTTGAAAAAGTGGGTATATGGGAAATGTAGTTtgcaaaaagtgggtattttagATTTCCTCCCAAAAGATTTCCCGGCAATGCCAATGCTGCAACAGCATTGCACTAACCTCCAAAACCACCACGACTCACTCCTCTCTAACCTTTGATTCCCTCCTCCCTCCATATGCAATTTCCTCATCGCCCACTTCAATTTCTCCCAATTTTTTGAGGGCGGAGTCGAATTCGATCACAACCAACATGTCAACCTCCATCCTGCTCTCCCACCCTCTATCCCCACACCTTCATCTCCCCAAACCCAAATTCCGTCCTCCTATAACCTCCAAATTCTCTTGTTTCGAGCTAAAAAATGTTTCCCTGCGCCGACCCTTCAAATCCCACTTTACAGGTGGACCTCAAAAGCTCAGGAAACTCGTATTAGCGCGAGTGGCGGAAACTGAAGCCGAGAGAAGTGATGTTTCTCCGCTGGTGGGTGAGGATTCTGCCGAATTCGTCTTGTCCGAGCAGAAGATTTCTTCGTGGGTTTATTTCACTCTGGTTTTGGGCGTCGTGCTTTATATTCTCAACGTGGCTTGGATTGACAACTCCACCGGTTACGGTAAAGTATTCAGCGACGCTGTTTCGAGCGTTTCCGGCAGCCCCGAGGTTCGAACATGAGTTGATTCTTGTGttaatttttgtgtgtgttttgcgATGCGGATTGATTCGGCGAAAGGCGTATTTGTTGCTCGTGAATTTCAATGTTGATATATTATTTTGGAATGTTGATTTTCGTATGGATTTAGGCTAGTGGGGTCTTGCAGGTTATATACTCTGTTTGGATTGAGGATTTTCCATTCAGGCAACATTTGCCCTTTTTGTTTGATGGTACAGAACTTCTTGAAACATTGCTATGATCAAAATGACAATTATATGAGGTTTAAAGCCCTAATGTTAGTAAGGTTGGCAATTTTTGACAAGTCACAAACACACACGAAATTAATGGTTAGTTTCTGGCCTTATTGTGTTCGTGTCCTTATCTTGTCTACACACTCCTTTCGTGTCCTGTTTGTATAACAAACTCAAATATTAAGTATTACCGGGTAAAGATTGGTACCTTTATGGTTTCACCCGATTCAAGATATTGTACCAGATGTGTTGTTGCTAGAGTTTATGTGTAcgtatttgattaattttgtttaatttattttgcacTATTACAAGTTAGTCAAAAGCTCCCCTTCTCTGTGGTGCATCTTTACCATGCTCGCTCCGTGCAACGTAGTTTACTCATTGGCCAGTTACATTGATTTTGAATCCACCACTGTGACTTCAAAAACCAGACGCTAAGATGGTGGATGTTGTTGGCTTTGGAGTTGTTGAACATATGGAAGAATGTTTTGTATTAAGTAGTGTCTGTTGATAATAGCTCTAAAGCTTGAATCTTGCTAACTGACTCATGAAAGATAATCTTATCAAGTACATGAAGTCATGGCCTAGTAGTATCAGTTTGTGCTCTTATCTCTGATGCAATGCAACAGTAATTGCTTATATTGATTGTTGTCAACACTGTTTTTATCTGTAGGTTGCAATGTTGGTTCTTATTCTCATATTTGCACTGGTTCACAGTGGCTTAGCTAGCCTGAGGGACACAGGTGAGAAACTCATTGGAGAACGAGCATTCCGTGTATTATTTGCGGGGGTATCTCTTCCGTTAGCTGTTAGTACTGTTGTGAGTTCCTAACCATAT
This window encodes:
- the LOC130997813 gene encoding 15-cis-zeta-carotene isomerase, chloroplastic-like, whose protein sequence is MSTSILLSHPLSPHLHLPKPKFRPPITSKFSCFELKNVSLRRPFKSHFTGGPQKLRKLVLARVAETEAERSDVSPLVGEDSAEFVLSEQKISSWVYFTLVLGVVLYILNVAWIDNSTGYGKVFSDAVSSVSGSPEVAMLVLILIFALVHSGLASLRDTGEKLIGERAFRVLFAGVSLPLAVSTVVYFINHRYDGVQLWQLQGVPGLHELLWFANFVSFFFLYPSTFNLLEVAAVDKPKMHLWETGIMRITRHPQMVGQVIWCLAHTIWIGNSVAAAASVGLIAHHLFGVWNGDRRLAIRYGEAFEAVKSRTSVIPFAAILDGRQKLPEDYYKEFLRLPYISITGLTLGAYFAHPLMQAASFRLHW